Proteins encoded in a region of the Raphanus sativus cultivar WK10039 chromosome 8, ASM80110v3, whole genome shotgun sequence genome:
- the LOC108819727 gene encoding F-box protein At3g07870-like, protein MAIVASDLVVTEIMSRVPGKSLARFRSVSKQFRSLLSDPYFLRLHHSRSRDSLFTLKACQKIKVVSAVAALNDPRNLWTIRYNFQVTNKGLLVHDFTLDFIGLRIKLLSCQHQLLCVACSTGIHLYDPLNNVLKKLPDSPSSPWCFNRSHQECVVSFGFVDAAMQYKVVKWPHDLDENRTRRLPNGIVTTWKKVNQLKFEILNIDINVEDGGRLIVSPWRMLKMQCPYLLQLSSQVHVNGFIYWITADFQIVSFSLQDETFSTLNSKPSCFHLDTQGSQKSRFFTLCGSRGNLWMVDFDVSSQIMEIWKMEESGWAKIHKIDLGGTRPNKNGKVQMLDILSDQVLFELPSTGQLIRYHAKTNTLDNNEIYTDYQLCHFTDGPLSLHNIDMSDSSPHSSRYLNFESFLDTQPR, encoded by the coding sequence ATGGCCATTGTAGCAAGTGACCTTGTTGTTACGGAGATCATGTCCCGCGTCCCAGGTAAATCCCTAGCCAGATTCCGTTCAGTCTCAAAACAATTTAGGTCTCTCCTCTCGGATCCTTATTTCCTCCGCCTCCATCACAGCCGTTCACGTGATTCCCTTTTTACTCTAAAGGCATGCCAGAAAATCAAGGTAGTTTCGGCAGTGGCCGCATTAAATGATCCGAGAAATTTATGGACAATAAGATACAATTTTCAAGTGACAAACAAGGGCCTCCTCGTCCATGATTTCACGTTAGACTTTATTGGCCTTCGAATCAAATTGCTAAGTTGTCAACACCAGCTCTTATGCGTTGCTTGTTCAACTGGGATTCATCTTTACGACCCCTTGAACAACGTGTTGAAGAAACTACCGGACTCTCCTTCGTCTCCATGGTGTTTCAACAGATCCCACCAAGAATGTGTCGTCTCCTTTGGATTTGTTGACGCCGCGATGCAGTACAAAGTCGTCAAGTGGCCTCACGACTTGGATGAAAACCGTACAAGAAGGTTGCCGAATGGCATCGTCACGACTTGGAAGAAAGTCAATCAGCTCAAATTTGAGATATTAAACATAGATATTAATGTGGAAGATGGTGGTCGTCTTATAGTATCCCCTTGGAGAATGCTGAAGATGCAGTGTCCCTATCTACTACAACTCTCTTCTCAGGTTCATGTCAATGGATTCATCTACTGGATCACTGCTGATTTTCAGATCGTTTCTTTCTCTCTACAAGACGAGACTTTCTCAACACTAAACTCTAAGCCTTCATGCTTCCACCTTGACACACAAGGATCACAAAAATCTAGATTTTTCACCTTATGTGGAAGCCGTGGAAACTTATGGATGGTAGATTTTGATGTCTCATCTCAAATCATGGAGATCTGGAAGATGGAAGAAAGTGGATGGGCCAAGATTCACAAGATCGACCTTGGAGGAACCCGTCCAAACAAGAATGGTAAAGTGCAGATGCTAGATATTCTGTCAGACCAAGTTTTGTTCGAACTACCATCGACAGGGCAGTTGATACGCTATCACGCCAAGACAAATACCCTTGATAACAATGAAATATACACCGACTATCAGCTATGTCACTTCACCGATGGACCTTTGTCTCTACACAACATTGATATGTCTGATTCTTCTCCGCATTCCTCTAGATATCTTAATTTCGAGTCTTTCTTAGATACACAGCCCCGATAG
- the LOC108832972 gene encoding proteasome subunit beta type-3-A isoform X1: MSIFEYNGSAVVAMVGKNCFAIASDRRLGVQLQTIATDFQRISKIHDRVFIGLSGLATDVQTLYQRLVFRHKLYQLREERDMKPETFASLVSAILYEKRFGPYLCQPVIAGLGEDDKPFICTMDSIGAKELAKDFVVSGTASESLYGACEAMYKPDMEAEELFETISQALLSSVDRDCLSGWGGHVYVVTPTEIKERILKGRMD; the protein is encoded by the exons ATGTCG ATCTTCGAGTACAATGGAAGTGCAGTTGTGGCTATGGTGGGGAAGAACTGCTTCGCCATCGCCAGTGATCGGAGGCTCGGTGTGCAGCTACAGACAATCGCCACCGATTTCCAGAGGATCTCAAAGATCCATGATCGCGTCTTCATCGGGCTCTCTGGCCTCGCCACCGATGTCCAAACACTGTATCAGCGCCTTGTGTTTCGTCATAAGCTGTATCAGCTTCGCGAAGAGAGAGACATGAAGCCTGAGACTTTCGCTAGCCTCGTATCCGCCATTCTTTACGAGAAGAG atttgGTCCTTACTTATGCCAACCAGTGATTGCTGGATTGGGAGAAGATGATAAGCCTTTCATCTGCACCATGGACTCCATTGGAGCCAA GGAGTTGGCTAAAGATTTTGTTGTATCTGGAACTGCTTCAGAATCACTGTATGGAGCCTGTGAAGCAATGTACAAGCCAGACATG GAAGCCGAGGAACTGTTCGAGACAATTTCACAAGCACTTCTCTCGTCAGTTGACCGTGATTGTCTGAGTGGTTGGGGAGGGCATGTCTACGTTGT AACACCAACGGAGATTAAAGAGAGGATCCTAAAGGGAAGGATGGATTAA
- the LOC108832972 gene encoding proteasome subunit beta type-3-A isoform X2 translates to MQIFEYNGSAVVAMVGKNCFAIASDRRLGVQLQTIATDFQRISKIHDRVFIGLSGLATDVQTLYQRLVFRHKLYQLREERDMKPETFASLVSAILYEKRFGPYLCQPVIAGLGEDDKPFICTMDSIGAKELAKDFVVSGTASESLYGACEAMYKPDMEAEELFETISQALLSSVDRDCLSGWGGHVYVVTPTEIKERILKGRMD, encoded by the exons ATGCAGATCTTCGAGTACAATGGAAGTGCAGTTGTGGCTATGGTGGGGAAGAACTGCTTCGCCATCGCCAGTGATCGGAGGCTCGGTGTGCAGCTACAGACAATCGCCACCGATTTCCAGAGGATCTCAAAGATCCATGATCGCGTCTTCATCGGGCTCTCTGGCCTCGCCACCGATGTCCAAACACTGTATCAGCGCCTTGTGTTTCGTCATAAGCTGTATCAGCTTCGCGAAGAGAGAGACATGAAGCCTGAGACTTTCGCTAGCCTCGTATCCGCCATTCTTTACGAGAAGAG atttgGTCCTTACTTATGCCAACCAGTGATTGCTGGATTGGGAGAAGATGATAAGCCTTTCATCTGCACCATGGACTCCATTGGAGCCAA GGAGTTGGCTAAAGATTTTGTTGTATCTGGAACTGCTTCAGAATCACTGTATGGAGCCTGTGAAGCAATGTACAAGCCAGACATG GAAGCCGAGGAACTGTTCGAGACAATTTCACAAGCACTTCTCTCGTCAGTTGACCGTGATTGTCTGAGTGGTTGGGGAGGGCATGTCTACGTTGT AACACCAACGGAGATTAAAGAGAGGATCCTAAAGGGAAGGATGGATTAA